From Chlamydia avium 10DC88:
GTTGCTGCTAAGAATTCGATGACAAGGGAAAAATAACAGAAAGGGATTATGCTTACACGCCATGCCTACAGTACGTGGATGAGTGTGTGTTTCTTTGGCAATATCTTGATAGGTGCACGTTTCCCCGAAAGGGACATCAGCTATGCAATTTAAAATGCGTTGTTGTTTTTCAGACAGTATAGAAGTATTGATATAAGAAGAGATAGGAAGGGTTGTTTTTTGAGCATATTTTGTGCATAATAGGAGGATTTCTTGCATAGCTTTGTGTGAACCCGCACTAAGAAATAAACAGGAGAATACAGGAGCCACGGAAAGGCGGGTTTTAACCACTGAGTTATTTTGAAAATGAACGATTACCTGTATAGGTGGGTATTTCCCTACCTGCAATCCTTGAGAACAGGCTTGCGATAGAGAAAGTTTAGACTCTTCGGGGATAAGAAGAAAGTCTTTATGCATACAGGAAACTCAATTTATCCCGCGTTATTGAGTCTTTCGAATTTTGATTTCGAAACTAGGCGACCACGATGGTACCATTCACATTTGTAGACACCTGCAGCATAAATTTTTCGCATTCCATGTAGGCAATTATTTTTCCAGGAAACCTCTTCAGCTATGATTTCATTTTCATTATAGCGGAGCTCGAATCCTTCTTTAATACCTTTAATAAAGGGGATTTCTGCTACTTTACAGCCATTTTTAAATACTGTTGTTGTCCCATCTTGATAGCCATATCGCCATTCTTCGATAGTGTTTGGGATCCCTCCAGGGAGATAGGTAAGGCGAAGTCCATGGGGTTGACCGTTGGTATAATGTGTGATGGTTTCAGGATCTCGTGTTGGATAGAAAGTAGTTTTTTTTACCATAACACCATCGGTAAACGTCTCTTCAGAAAGGAGGACATTATTTACAGAAAATGTAGAGCGAATGCCTTCTCCATTGTGAATAGAAGAAGAATATTTCCCATTGAACGAGGAATAATTTCCTTCAATTACACGACCATTATGTGTTGTTTCTTTGAAATAAGGCTCAGCAATAGTATCGTTATTGTTATTATCAGGCCACCGTGTGATGCTGAGTGCTCCATCTTCTTGGAAAATTTCTTCTTGAGATGGTAGGCCGTTGGAAAAGAAAGTCTTACAAGAAATTAACTGCCCTTGATCATAAGTTTTGATTACAGCAAGAGTTGTGGAGTGTGGAAAGGTTTGTGTTACCTTCCCATGGAGGAGACCATGAGTATAGGTTTCATAGAGTATCGATCCGTCTTTTAGTATTTTGGTAATTGTTCCATCACAACCACGTTTTACCCAATCTTTCCCCGAGACAATGATTCCATAGTTATTCCGGAATGTTTCCTTCATGACGGAGGCATCTTGCTTTAGAATAGATCCATAAATAAAACACGGGAAAGTAAGCGCGTAAATGAAAAAAGCAGCTGTTTCATGACTCGATAGTTCCTATTGTGTCGTTTAATTCCTGCTGAAGCCTAGCAAGTAAACGCTCATGTTCTTCTTCAATCTCCTGATTAGATAATGTGCGTTCTTTGTTTTGAAATACAAGGCGTAAGGAGACGTTCTTGTTTAGTAAAGAGCCCCTATTTTGATATATACTGATAATGGAAACACTTTCAAGCCATTTAGATGGGAAACTTAAAAGTTTCCTGCGTAGGTAATCCGCTGGTAAGGATTCAGGGACAGTGAGCGTTGTATCTCTGAACGATGAAGGATAAATAGGATAGGGCTGATAGACTTTTTGTGATTTCTTTTGTGTTAATAATAGGATATCTACAGAAATCTCAGCAAAAAATACAGGATCCTTAATTCGTGTTTTTWTACATAACTGTGGATGTAACGTTCCAAATCGTCCTAGCATGTGCTTATGTAAGTAGATTTCTGCTTGTTGATATGGATGAAAATTCTCGTGATGGCTTTCTTGAATTGTATAGGAGGATGAAGGAATACGGAGATGATAGAATAATTTTTCCAGCCACCCTTTTATAGAAAAGAAGGACAGTACATGGTTGCGGGGAATCCAGGAGATATTTTCTGCTTGTCCTGCTAGGATAATACCCAAGTTTTGGGTTTCTTTGTATTGTGTTTTTACTTTCGTATATACGGTTCCTAATTCAAAGGCATGAACATAAGGAGCTTGTCTATTAAGATTTATAGCTGTGCTCTTTAGTAATCCAGGTAGTAGGGAGGTACGCAATACTGTTGCGTATTTAGATCCTTGCAGATTAATAGTATGAGAATCTTCCTGTTGTCTATCTAGAGATGCTGTTTCGGTATCTAAAAGGTCGCAAGTAAAAAATTGTTGTAAACCGGAATGTGCAAGGAAGTCGACAATTTTTCTTTTTAGGGAATAGATGGGAGTGTATACGGGGACGGGTTCACTCTTTTTTATGTCCCAAGGTTCTGTTCGGCATATTTCCTCAACTAAATCAATTTCTTGGTGAATATCGTGGCGGTAAGAGGGGACTTCTACGGTAATGGTTGTTTGTTGTGTTGTAGCGGTAAATCCCAATGCGTTAAGTTTGTTTGTTAGATCTTCTTCAGAGTGTTGAGTGCCTAAGGTT
This genomic window contains:
- a CDS encoding MGMT family protein, giving the protein MHKDFLLIPEESKLSLSQACSQGLQVGKYPPIQVIVHFQNNSVVKTRLSVAPVFSCLFLSAGSHKAMQEILLLCTKYAQKTTLPISSYINTSILSEKQQRILNCIADVPFGETCTYQDIAKETHTHPRTVGMACKHNPFLLFFPCHRILSSNGERHYCAGEQIQNILLRFEGSLR
- a CDS encoding toxin-antitoxin system YwqK family antitoxin, with amino-acid sequence MYALTFPCFIYGSILKQDASVMKETFRNNYGIIVSGKDWVKRGCDGTITKILKDGSILYETYTHGLLHGKVTQTFPHSTTLAVIKTYDQGQLISCKTFFSNGLPSQEEIFQEDGALSITRWPDNNNNDTIAEPYFKETTHNGRVIEGNYSSFNGKYSSSIHNGEGIRSTFSVNNVLLSEETFTDGVMVKKTTFYPTRDPETITHYTNGQPHGLRLTYLPGGIPNTIEEWRYGYQDGTTTVFKNGCKVAEIPFIKGIKEGFELRYNENEIIAEEVSWKNNCLHGMRKIYAAGVYKCEWYHRGRLVSKSKFERLNNAG